From one Mucilaginibacter inviolabilis genomic stretch:
- a CDS encoding response regulator transcription factor, protein MYIEKVKKFTKREMEVLTLIGEGFSTKRIAQELFISINTVETHRRHLLEKMEAKNSVELIRLVTRAMWLNAS, encoded by the coding sequence ATGTATATAGAGAAAGTTAAAAAATTTACAAAAAGAGAAATGGAAGTGCTCACGCTGATAGGAGAGGGTTTTTCTACCAAACGTATTGCACAAGAATTATTTATCAGTATCAACACCGTTGAAACACACAGGCGCCACCTGCTCGAAAAAATGGAGGCTAAAAACTCTGTAGAATTAATAAGGCTGGTAACACGCGCAATGTGGCTTAATGCCAGTTGA
- a CDS encoding TetR/AcrR family transcriptional regulator, producing the protein MMKKESVDERIMQTAARLFYTQGYNLTGINQLIDEAGIAKPSLYNNYRSKSDVLLAYLDRQALTLFDALEDHLNKIKGARNKIIGIFEYSIARNHTCNFGGCPFLKINAEVASSEKEVLDRVQAIKSRFRNLIFQLVTQLEDKKGFSEKALADMLYFMLEGSRASASITKQIADMESALATIQKII; encoded by the coding sequence ATGATGAAAAAGGAAAGCGTCGACGAACGTATCATGCAAACCGCTGCCCGGTTGTTTTACACACAGGGCTATAACCTTACCGGTATTAACCAGTTGATAGACGAAGCAGGTATTGCCAAGCCATCTTTATATAATAACTATCGTTCTAAAAGTGATGTATTGCTGGCTTACCTGGACAGGCAGGCATTAACTTTATTCGACGCGTTAGAAGATCACCTCAATAAAATAAAAGGAGCCCGGAATAAGATAATCGGGATTTTTGAATATTCAATAGCGCGAAACCACACCTGTAACTTTGGAGGCTGCCCATTTTTAAAGATCAACGCGGAGGTAGCTTCATCAGAAAAAGAAGTTTTAGATCGTGTGCAGGCAATTAAAAGCCGCTTCCGCAATCTGATTTTTCAATTGGTAACCCAACTGGAAGATAAAAAAGGATTTTCTGAAAAGGCCCTGGCTGATATGCTTTATTTTATGCTGGAAGGATCAAGAGCAAGCGCATCGATTACTAAACAAATTGCCGATATGGAAAGTGCGCTGGCAACAATTCAAAAAATTATTTAA
- a CDS encoding SDR family NAD(P)-dependent oxidoreductase, giving the protein MKNKQVALITGVGKQTGIGFETARQLAAMGYQAIITARKQETSEQLADILIKEQLDIVPMALDVTDEKMVQAVAAEVNNRFGKLDVLINNATLFPDQYNTETVDLDDIRKVFESNFIGAWGTVKHFTPLLRKSEHPRIVNISSGSGAFGGEGYSLVNPWRDVISAYSISKAALNAFTLKAAADLKKDNILVNAVTPGLTATHDILADFGGRSVSDGAKSIVFVATLPKGGPTGKFFKDGEIISW; this is encoded by the coding sequence ATGAAAAATAAACAAGTAGCGCTCATCACCGGCGTAGGTAAACAAACAGGGATAGGTTTTGAAACGGCGAGGCAACTTGCTGCAATGGGCTACCAGGCAATTATAACCGCCCGGAAACAGGAAACCAGCGAACAGCTTGCAGATATATTAATTAAAGAACAGCTGGATATTGTACCGATGGCATTAGATGTTACGGACGAAAAGATGGTACAGGCAGTTGCAGCGGAAGTAAACAACAGGTTCGGGAAGCTTGATGTCCTGATCAACAACGCCACCTTGTTCCCAGATCAGTACAATACGGAAACAGTAGATTTAGACGATATAAGAAAGGTATTTGAAAGTAATTTTATTGGTGCGTGGGGCACCGTTAAACATTTTACCCCTTTGCTCCGGAAAAGCGAACATCCCAGGATTGTCAACATTTCTTCGGGTTCCGGAGCTTTTGGTGGGGAAGGATACAGCCTCGTTAATCCCTGGAGAGACGTCATATCAGCCTACAGCATCTCCAAAGCAGCCTTGAATGCCTTTACACTAAAAGCGGCAGCAGATTTGAAGAAAGATAACATTTTGGTGAATGCTGTTACCCCGGGACTTACCGCAACCCACGATATTTTAGCCGATTTTGGGGGACGATCGGTAAGCGACGGAGCGAAAAGTATTGTTTTTGTTGCTACGCTGCCCAAAGGAGGCCCAACAGGTAAATTTTTTAAAGACGGCGAGATCATCAGCTGGTAG
- a CDS encoding DUF3078 domain-containing protein — translation MFKTRLVLPFLALIALGINAKAQQTDSLKRDTVKIDTAQINKLRIDSRKNAIPTRVRPVQLQREQVPFTMLDYKVNYWKKSITFGLNFNQSSFTSNYAAGGVNAVALGSNFIYHTEYNKAPFSYVSELNLQYGVSKNKGQGKRKTNDRIYFDNKVASQLSKHWYIFGSLTFESQFDKGYNYVDNGNGTFTSQYISNFMSPGYLTEALGFEYKPTGYFDLRLGTGTARQTFVLDRSIHKEQQDNYGVDTNKTVKNDLAFQMVALFDKDIMKNVHLNTRYALFIPYGQDLKFITHRVDMVLSARVNRLINVSLNGTLLYDKHTSKDAQATEGLALGMLYKFP, via the coding sequence ATGTTTAAAACCCGACTTGTACTGCCATTCCTGGCATTAATAGCCCTGGGCATCAACGCCAAAGCACAACAAACCGACTCCCTGAAGCGCGACACTGTTAAAATTGATACCGCGCAAATCAATAAACTCCGGATAGATTCCCGTAAAAATGCCATCCCAACCCGGGTAAGGCCGGTGCAATTGCAAAGGGAGCAAGTGCCATTTACCATGCTGGATTATAAGGTGAACTATTGGAAAAAATCCATCACTTTTGGATTGAATTTTAACCAGTCGTCATTTACCAGTAACTACGCGGCGGGTGGTGTAAACGCAGTTGCGTTGGGATCAAACTTTATTTACCATACCGAGTATAATAAAGCGCCGTTTAGCTATGTATCCGAACTGAATTTGCAGTACGGTGTATCCAAAAACAAGGGCCAGGGCAAACGCAAAACCAACGACCGTATTTACTTTGATAACAAGGTGGCCTCCCAACTATCCAAACACTGGTACATATTTGGATCCTTAACCTTTGAGTCGCAATTTGATAAAGGTTATAATTATGTCGACAATGGAAACGGCACCTTTACCTCGCAGTACATCTCCAATTTCATGTCGCCAGGTTATTTGACCGAAGCGCTGGGTTTTGAGTATAAGCCAACCGGTTATTTTGATCTGCGTTTGGGTACAGGTACCGCCAGGCAAACCTTTGTTTTGGACCGCTCAATTCACAAAGAACAACAGGATAATTATGGTGTAGATACCAACAAAACCGTAAAAAACGATCTGGCATTTCAAATGGTGGCCTTATTTGATAAGGATATCATGAAAAACGTTCACCTCAATACCCGATATGCTTTATTTATACCCTACGGGCAGGATCTTAAATTCATTACGCACCGTGTAGATATGGTTTTATCGGCCCGCGTTAACCGGTTAATTAATGTCAGTCTTAACGGTACGCTGCTTTATGATAAACATACTTCGAAAGATGCCCAGGCTACGGAGGGCCTGGCACTGGGGATGTTGTATAAATTCCCGTAA
- a CDS encoding helix-turn-helix transcriptional regulator: MYQLEGVEFARLMKREFSTSFETTYATGSVPNRFDCYAQGLKADDFSILRFGARFEDGLRINNMQDATHVSIHFQLHGSSDALISGFDATSTMNRGQFNLLNCVNPVSSFVFPKQKRYEYVCVGLKPAFFNEILLSCGEAYDGLLQQSRGARPFALFPDNKKISYLQSSGLSLLTEPPVADSLRNAYIKTKITELTLLTLSGQYENRAASTINPVDEEKLHGVKDHLNIHYLDNMSLRSLSRDFLLNEFKLKAGFKRLFGTTVFGYVQSLRMNHALTLMRSGGITVGEAASITGYLSDASFIRAFKQYHGYSPGTQK; encoded by the coding sequence ATGTACCAGTTAGAAGGAGTTGAGTTTGCCAGATTGATGAAAAGGGAGTTCAGCACATCCTTTGAAACTACCTACGCTACCGGCAGTGTACCCAACCGTTTTGACTGCTATGCCCAGGGCCTTAAAGCCGATGATTTTAGTATTTTGCGGTTTGGGGCCCGTTTTGAAGATGGCCTGCGCATCAACAATATGCAGGATGCCACACATGTGAGTATCCACTTTCAGCTACATGGCTCTTCAGACGCGCTCATTTCGGGTTTTGATGCCACCTCGACCATGAACCGGGGCCAGTTTAACCTGCTTAATTGTGTTAACCCGGTTAGTTCCTTTGTTTTTCCGAAGCAAAAACGGTATGAGTATGTTTGCGTTGGTTTAAAACCCGCTTTTTTTAATGAGATATTACTAAGCTGCGGCGAGGCTTATGATGGCCTGTTACAGCAAAGCCGTGGCGCAAGGCCATTCGCCTTGTTTCCTGATAATAAAAAGATAAGCTACCTGCAAAGCTCCGGACTGAGTTTGCTTACCGAACCACCCGTGGCCGACTCGTTGCGCAACGCTTACATCAAAACCAAAATTACCGAGCTTACCCTGCTTACTCTTTCGGGCCAGTATGAAAACCGGGCAGCGTCTACCATCAACCCGGTTGACGAGGAAAAGCTACATGGCGTTAAAGACCATTTGAACATCCATTACCTGGATAATATGAGCCTCAGGAGCCTCTCGCGCGATTTTCTGTTGAATGAATTTAAACTGAAGGCAGGTTTTAAAAGACTATTTGGCACTACAGTTTTTGGCTATGTGCAAAGCCTGCGTATGAACCATGCCTTAACGCTGATGCGCAGCGGGGGTATAACAGTAGGAGAGGCAGCTTCCATTACGGGCTACCTCTCTGATGCTTCTTTTATAAGAGCTTTTAAACAATATCACGGCTATTCGCCGGGGACTCAAAAATAA
- a CDS encoding CatA-like O-acetyltransferase, translated as MKNICKYKVNTAGWKRGVHYNFFKSFEQPFFGVSTDMDATDAYDYCKQYGQAFFLFYLHRSLLAANQVPELRQRIEDGDVYEYDTISASVTVLRPDDTFGFAYMDHYEEFEQFAPPARAAVDYEKTTDRLQLRKGFNSLIHYSILKDIRFTSMQHAQPLTGDDSVPKIVFGQFYRRDGRVWLPIAIHAHHALCDGRHMGRFVHYFQEQMNRIPAGNMNA; from the coding sequence ATGAAAAATATCTGCAAATATAAGGTGAATACGGCGGGCTGGAAACGCGGGGTTCATTATAATTTCTTCAAAAGCTTTGAGCAGCCCTTTTTTGGCGTCAGTACCGATATGGATGCTACGGATGCTTACGACTATTGTAAACAATACGGACAGGCATTTTTTCTGTTTTACCTGCATCGCTCGCTGCTGGCAGCCAACCAGGTGCCCGAGCTGCGGCAACGGATAGAGGATGGCGACGTTTATGAATACGACACCATATCTGCCTCGGTTACGGTATTACGGCCCGATGATACTTTTGGCTTTGCCTATATGGATCATTATGAGGAGTTTGAGCAATTTGCCCCGCCGGCCCGCGCAGCCGTTGACTATGAAAAAACGACCGACAGGCTGCAGCTGCGCAAGGGTTTTAACAGCCTTATCCATTATTCCATACTGAAGGATATCCGCTTTACCAGTATGCAGCACGCGCAACCTTTAACGGGCGACGATAGTGTGCCCAAAATCGTATTCGGCCAGTTTTACCGGCGCGACGGTCGCGTTTGGCTGCCCATAGCCATCCACGCACATCATGCCCTTTGCGATGGGCGGCATATGGGCCGTTTTGTGCATTACTTTCAGGAACAGATGAACCGCATACCTGCCGGTAATATGAATGCATAG
- a CDS encoding DUF1543 domain-containing protein yields the protein MKLFMLMLGCTPPGRNTEQHDTFFGIGETVKDLIPQIKAFWPEGQDRLHVDAWREVTQVSGYRVQVVEQPGSTDAELLRLFFINLGGYQEGLFDEPHFKVLTVQPNKSKAFAYAKDTPFYHQVHFPGAESHIDDKYGLDVDDLHEIADILPAAQKAQYALHITPAADGTAEDKIHLGYFKLDKLP from the coding sequence ATGAAATTATTTATGCTGATGCTTGGCTGCACACCACCCGGGCGGAATACCGAACAACACGATACGTTTTTTGGAATCGGAGAAACGGTAAAAGATCTTATCCCTCAGATTAAAGCTTTCTGGCCCGAAGGTCAGGATCGGCTGCATGTAGACGCCTGGCGCGAAGTAACCCAGGTTAGCGGATACAGAGTGCAGGTAGTTGAGCAACCCGGTAGTACAGATGCCGAGCTCCTCAGACTGTTTTTTATAAATCTGGGCGGTTACCAGGAGGGTTTGTTTGATGAACCACATTTTAAGGTACTTACCGTGCAGCCCAACAAATCAAAAGCTTTTGCCTATGCCAAGGACACACCGTTTTATCACCAGGTTCATTTTCCCGGCGCTGAATCGCACATCGACGATAAATATGGACTGGATGTAGATGATCTGCATGAGATAGCAGATATTTTACCCGCCGCTCAGAAAGCGCAATACGCCCTGCACATTACACCCGCAGCTGACGGAACCGCGGAAGACAAAATACATTTAGGGTATTTTAAACTGGATAAATTGCCGTAA